Proteins encoded together in one Fibrobacter succinogenes window:
- a CDS encoding glycosyl hydrolase family 8, giving the protein MKKTIFSLSLALLLGPSVINAADFTGNFFDDKGAYYGPDCDKEKNYSGAYYTGNYESPFKTILGKTDEEIQEKMDKLWNHYFKGDNNSKVYYDKGNEAYILDVNNRDVRSEGMSYGMMIAVQTGHKEEFDKLWNWAKNHMWHKSGGWDGYFAWQRNESGSGGDDNCAPDGEMYFMMSLLFAANRWNDSKYMDDAQYILKKMWDNGQHSLFNPQHYVITFQPQGNENNFSDPSYDLPAYVDLFARWSTTNQDKWTKAAKATRDHLYKSSNTKSGLFSDYNNFDGTPHGVSYNGNAEKYMYDAMRCAMNFGMDYYLFGADSARQEEMARRIIDFFEKDGYKHARFNWDGSNPQEQYTLGETGANAVAAMALINNPKYNDAVKKNLKMAWDGNLMTGQYRYYDGLVHYLAMLHLSGTFKIWKPKPDVEEKSVEANEYCGVKIDNDTTFYAFESCKLYKVNAKPKTNAISAKVQLNNAVRVWSTNSSIVIENAPMGSKFAVTDLNGRVLKASKTTSAMQEIRFGSRGNFLVIVGDKTYKVVK; this is encoded by the coding sequence TAATTACGAAAGCCCGTTCAAGACCATCTTGGGCAAGACCGACGAAGAAATCCAGGAAAAAATGGATAAGTTGTGGAACCACTATTTTAAGGGCGACAACAACTCCAAGGTCTATTACGACAAGGGCAACGAAGCTTACATTCTCGACGTGAACAACAGAGACGTCCGTTCCGAAGGTATGTCTTACGGTATGATGATTGCCGTGCAGACCGGCCACAAAGAGGAATTCGACAAACTCTGGAACTGGGCTAAGAACCACATGTGGCACAAGAGCGGTGGCTGGGATGGCTACTTCGCTTGGCAGCGCAATGAAAGCGGTTCCGGCGGTGACGACAACTGCGCACCGGATGGCGAAATGTATTTTATGATGTCGCTCCTCTTTGCAGCGAACCGCTGGAACGACAGCAAGTACATGGACGACGCCCAGTATATTTTGAAGAAAATGTGGGACAACGGCCAGCACAGCCTTTTCAACCCGCAACATTACGTGATTACATTCCAGCCGCAGGGCAACGAAAACAACTTCTCCGACCCGTCTTATGACTTGCCGGCTTACGTTGATCTTTTCGCTCGCTGGTCCACCACCAACCAGGATAAGTGGACCAAGGCTGCAAAGGCAACGCGCGATCACTTGTACAAATCCTCCAACACGAAGTCCGGCTTGTTCTCGGATTACAACAACTTCGACGGTACTCCGCACGGCGTAAGCTACAACGGCAATGCCGAAAAGTACATGTACGATGCCATGCGTTGCGCTATGAACTTCGGTATGGACTACTACCTTTTTGGTGCTGATTCTGCACGCCAAGAAGAAATGGCCCGCCGCATCATCGATTTCTTTGAAAAGGATGGCTACAAGCACGCTCGTTTCAACTGGGACGGCTCCAATCCGCAGGAACAGTACACGCTTGGCGAAACCGGCGCAAATGCCGTTGCTGCTATGGCTTTGATCAACAATCCAAAGTATAATGACGCCGTCAAGAAGAATCTCAAGATGGCTTGGGATGGAAACCTCATGACGGGTCAGTACCGCTATTACGATGGCTTGGTGCACTACCTCGCCATGCTCCACTTGAGTGGAACGTTCAAGATTTGGAAGCCGAAGCCGGATGTTGAAGAAAAATCTGTTGAAGCAAACGAATACTGCGGCGTGAAAATCGACAATGATACCACGTTCTATGCATTTGAATCTTGCAAGCTCTACAAGGTGAATGCAAAGCCGAAAACAAACGCTATTTCTGCGAAGGTTCAGTTGAACAACGCTGTAAGAGTTTGGTCCACGAACAGCTCTATCGTTATCGAAAACGCTCCGATGGGTAGCAAGTTTGCAGTCACCGACCTCAACGGCCGCGTGCTCAAGGCTTCGAAGACTACTTCTGCAATGCAAGAAATCCGCTTTGGCAGCAGAGGCAACTTCCTCGTCATCGTTGGCGACAAGACCTATAAAGTTGTGAAGTAG